In Lates calcarifer isolate ASB-BC8 linkage group LG21, TLL_Latcal_v3, whole genome shotgun sequence, the sequence aagaggaggaggagggggtgggagCATCAGAGGGAGGTAGCTTGAATTTTCCTCCCAGGCGCCGCAGGGTGGTCGGGGCAGGTTTTGTGGCCGGCTCTTTCTtctgggagggagggggtttCTTGAGGACGCCGGCATACTGGAGGACGGAGCCCTCTCCATCACTGTCCTGGTCGTCTACATCCATGTTTCCCACCCTCGGCCTGTCTCCATCCCCTTGGTCGAGGCGACTGAACACACCGGTGGGCTGCCGAAACATCGACATTAGGAGCAAAGAACTTATCTTTATCTTATCACAAAAAGCTACGATATGCTGACATGTCTCACCTTGTTATTGCTTGTTGTTGTGTCTGCCTTTGATTCAGCCCCAAGCCTCGCAAATACAGAGGTGCGTTTCAAACCTTTATAAGGAATggagcaataaaaacaaaacagaaattaacATGACAGCTTGACAGTGATGGGTTTGGTTCATGTTTTCATAAATCATTTGAACAAAGGACAAATAATcagctaaaaaaataaatggaaaattcTACATTATCTTGATCGTACCAGAAGATAGAAATTGAAGAAAATCTTATCACTAATTTTGTGCAGTATTTTAAGATGAAATGGCTCAGAGTGATGCAGTGTGCAACAGTCCAATTTTACCAGGTTTTATTAAAATGGGCTCTAATGTAACAGTTAGTAGTTCACTAGATTTACACCTACACTGAGGATAAAAGGTCAAAAGAATGATTTACTTCCACAAGCTAAAGTTGACAAAAtagaaatcattaaaaacaaaaatggctCGTCATTCTCAAGCTTCAGTTTTACAGCTGTAAGAATGATTATGTGATAACTTAAACTCAACTTTGTTAGGGTTGTGAAACGCAGCAGACATCTGTATTTTATTCTTGTAAATATTCTATTTGACATTGTATTGTCCATGCAtctagtttttattttgaaacttcTAATGGGAGGTCTCCGTTTAAagaattaaatttaaaaaaatgcatttataaCCCTAACTGACAGAAGCAAACCTGACACAGAGCAAAATGGTTTTCTTTCATGAAATAAATCTGAACAGTTCACAGTTCCAGTGACAGAGCCCACTGCAGAATTCATgccatggaaaaaaaagagaccaCAGTCCAAAGATTTTAGGGTCAGGTAGACAGAGGAAAGAACAAGCACAGTTTGACAGAGGGAATGACTGTCGTTGTATTAGTAAGAAAAGGGATTAAATTATGACAGATATGAATGAGGGTTAAACAGGCTCTGTTTATCAACCCAGAGTCACCTGATTCAGGTTTAGAATGAAAGAGCTCCATGTAAAGGTTTAGTATTGATTAGCTGCAGTGAGAAACGGCATCATTTGAGCGAGGTGTCGGCGAGGCCACTGGGTCAGGCCTACCTTTCTTGGCCTGCTGGGCCAGGATGCGGCGTGTACGAGGTGTGGTGCCTTTGGGCATGTTGATGATGTACTTGCCTTCCATCTCGGCTGTCACTCGCCGGCGCTTCACTGCTGGCAAACCGTTCCCTTCATCGGCCGGCTGACTTACAACTGACAAACAAAGCCGTGGGTACATGGGGATTACACGTACgtaaaaggaaacaaaaaaaagaagacaggacTCGTGGTTCCagagggacaggaaacaggagatTCAGTGGGGAAAATGTGTGATATCTACCTGCTTTGCTACTCTTGTTCGACTGCATGTTGGACACTGTGACGGAGAGGCGGCTGTCAGGTCGACGGGCTGGAGTGGCTGGCGGGGAGTCGTGGCTCAAAGCGTTGGCAATCATACGGGTGGCAgctgagaaagagacagaaacattcTTAAGTAGCTGTGATTCAGCTTGTTTCCCATAAAACTCTTCATGTTCTGTACCAAAGACCAGATCAGAGGACAGCTGGGCCTCACAGTTGTCTTCTCAGATGCGTGAAACCTTTTGAGATACGTCAAATTTAAAAGTGAGCATAAAAGAACATGTTGTGAAGAACTGAAGTAAGGCCAACAAACAAAGTGATGCAGTTTGTTGTGGTAACATTAGATGAGGCAGATTTACTTTATCCTCTATTAGACACAATTACCCTTTAACACGCCCTATTACCTGACATAGCAATGACAAAATTACCTTGTTGTGTACAGTTTTAGTCCCTTTCAGGTCCTCTGTCAAAATGAGACTGGAGAAGAAAATCTCTCAGTCAGTGCGTTTTAATTAGAACCACACCAAGGTGTTAAAATGATGGTCTAAACGTAAACGTCATTTAAACTTCTGATCCAACATTTTTGTTCTGCTGGTGCCAAGTTTGTGTTTCATCTTTTGAATGCCACACAGTCTTTAACTTGACGAATGATACTGACCTAGGAACTGAGGTACACAGTGCTCAGTCTGCAGGatttcagtgaaaaatgaaTCCTTGGGGAGTCAGGCTGTATTAATACCCattgttttactgctgcaggTGTAGCACCACATATTGTGGTtctcctgcttctctctttctcacagcGCACTAGTTAACATCAGTGCAAATAATCATCATATTCACCACCACAAAAAGTCATTAGTGTCAACAGTTTGCTCAGTCAAATTGTTTATAGGTTTAATggaaaaatatgtatattttgtgCACTTGTACATTTAATAAAACCATCAATAAATGGCACCAGTGTATTAATAACATTTTGTCAGAGGACGCATTGTGATACATCATTGTTTGTCCAAATCTGATGGCCGACACTGAAGTAAACAGGAATCTAATGACATAAatgttgtagtttgtgtgtttacatggaGCCCAGGGAAAACAAAATCCCATCAGAATAAAAGCCCAATCAGACTAAAATGCACAATGTGAACACCTTTAATCACAACTGAGTGGCCCATTCAGAGACAAATTTGATTCTGTTTAACAGAATTATGGTTTAAACCTTTTATATCCCACGTGAACAACAACTTCAGCTGCTCAGTCTCATCCACTTGTCCCAGTTCTGACTCATGGCAGGTGCCACGAGTGGCTCATCTTCGCCTTGTTAATTACtgtgacatactgtattatGATACAACTGATGATTCATATCACTTCTGGAAATCCaaataaaatccaaataaaGGCCAATAACATTTCAATCACAATCCACATAATGCTTTATCTAGAAAAGTAAAATACTGTTACTTACGAGTATTGGCAGTTCTTCTGAGCTCAGCTTGAACACTAGTCTGTCCTGAGGAGATGGCCTCTGTGGCCATTTTGCACATGTCCTGAAGACAGGAGGGCAGGAATACACATTAAGGATTATTATAAATTTGCAGTCTAAGCCAATAACTGCATTCATCAAGATTTGAGCTaatgtttaaatataaaaacactttcatGATTTTGTTTGCACTCGCCTgctcaaatgaaaatgtttacagtgaatcatttttcacattttattaaatcaaaacataaaGTCTGAGCTCACCTGCCTGTACACCTGCTTGGCATGTTTAAGAATGGCAATGATGTCGCCAATGACTGTAATACCAAGGTCCATCATGATGTCTTTGCTGAGGTCCATCAGCATGTTCTTCTGGATCCTGCAGATGCATTaacaaattagaaaataaacatgGGGGGATTATATGAGTACATATGATCAATCACAGTTGTGGGGTTAAAGCGTCAGGGTTAAATGTAAGACTCTTAAAGACCTTTTAACCACCACAGAGTGCATTTTAACACTTGGTCCATGATCGTACAGgtcaaaatatgaaatgaatgaaatgttttacaaTGTGTAGATACCTGATTGTACTATATCAGGCCTGTGAATAGGTGCTTTGGGTTACCTGTTGTCCACAAAGGACACTGCATAAGTGACAGCGAGGCCGGCTGGGATCCCTGCATCCTTAAAAAACTGAATCCACTCTGAGGTGGcttaagagaaagaaagaaaggattttaacaataacacaacaaagaACTGAAGAACACTCAACAACTGACAAAACCACTGACATATTCATAATTCATTTCGTTCACTCTATTTCTCAGATTATTCACTGCTTAGTCTACAGTGTCAGAAAATGCCCAACACTTTCCACAGATGTATCTTAAATGTGCTTGTTTAgtttgaccaacagtcaaaaaccagTAAATGTTGAATTCACCTTGatataaaacagcagaaatcagAAAATCCACATGTGAGAGGTTGAAACCAGCACACAACGGCCCTTCTGTTTTATACGTAACAACCACAACTAAACAAAACCTGATTCAGTTTCTGATCCACCAATCAGTTAATAATTTCTGTGCTAATTGAGGCCATGGTAACAGCAAACTGGCCTCTTCAAAGTTAACAAAATACAGTTATAGTGTTGATATGGTGTGGTTCTGTGTACTTCAGTAGACTACAGTGGCAGAGAGGCCTGGCACAGCAAGCCAGAGGGAGACGTAAACCTGAGGAGACAGCAGTATGCTGAGGTCTAACACATGCCAGCTGGAGGTTATTTATAACACCAATTATGAAACGTCTTGTGGTTGGAGTATCAGATACGGTGTGAAGGGAGAGCACAACAGCTGCCACAACAATGGCTCTGCCCATCATGCTCTGACTGTTACTGATGAACTCACGgttacacagagacaaaattCACACTGTGGCTAAATTCTCATTTGGCACTAGGACGCCTGGGTAATACAGAGCCTTCAAAgatcttgttttgtttgcaggATATTCAGTTTCAGTATCCGTGAGATattacacagagaaaagcagaaactcTTATAtcatatatgtaaatatattttgggttgtatttgtttaaataaaaaccaaaccCGTCTTAGGGTCTAAGATGCTAAATCAggcattttttcattttaaataatcGCCAAACGCTGACTCAGGAAAACAATCCGCTGATCAATCGATAACGCAAACAATCGTTAGCTGAGACCACGACTTTAACAGTGTAAAACTAGATAAAGGGTTTAACACCATGAACCGGGTGTGTAACTGAATTAAAATGTGATGTAGACATACAGCTGGTTAGCTCATGTTAGCACAAGGGGATGGACCAACCAATCTAACCCATTCATACATTTAACAGTCGCCAGTTCAGTGCACAGCTCTCccacagctgtttgtttgataaGTACAAGTAAAAGTTAAAGACAGCGTTGTGTTAACACCGCTTGTGTTAGCATTCCGCATTAGCATTGTAGCCGCAGCTACAGTCGTGAATCAGAAGGCGCTAACGGCCATCTGCGGCATCAACTGTGACCACAATtggctgtaaaaacaacagacatgGTTCCTATTTCCCTCAGCGACTACATTTAAAACCGAAACACCGAAATATTTAAATTGTTATCAAGTGGTGCGGTCGGCTAGCCGGGCCTTTATGCTCTCACCTGTTGTCACGGACGCCATGTTTACAACAAAGCGGTAGTCTGCGCTTCCGTGACGCAACTTCCGCCAGTAACccggtgatttttttttatttatggaCGCTAGAGGGCGACACAGACCGATGACTTTTTCAATGACACTGTTGAGACTTCGTGTGTATTTAAATGACTGTAGCAATTGAAGCACTACTAGAGAAAATTATACTAAAACAATATGCATAGAAAATGCAGTCTAAACTCAAGTAACACAAATCGCAACTTAAACAATGTATACATATTCTATTATACATAGGTCAGAGTTCTGTGAATGTCAAGGATTTAAAAGGAAGAGACATGCACCTTAtaatatgttgtttatttatgtaatttctTCACAAATTCGAAATGAATAGCATTTGGTCAAACCATCATTAAAGGAGACAGCTCATCCAGCTTTTGCAGTCtagaaactgagaaaaaaaacttggtCATGTAAACTTCTATAGAACAGCAAAAAGGGCCAGAAGCTGAAATATGGAGACAGAGGATCAGAGAGCAGGGACTGCAAAAGCGAAATGGCAAATATGTGATACACTTTGGTCCTCttcaggaataaaaataaatgaaaatataaaataagtaaacCATACTTTATAGTGATGTGCTGAGAACTAGTCAGTTATGTTGAATTTTatgcaccaaaaaaaaaaaaaaaaaaaagatttcatatCAGAGCACCTTCATGAGATAAATGACATTTGCCATCTAAGACTCACAATGTCACATTTAGCACAAGTTCCTTTAGGCCTTTCACTGTTCAAACTTCAAAATGTATCAGataacatgttttctgtttccaaaTGTGACACTTTGTAACACATTTGCTCTCAGAAACAAAGGGTAaattgttgcaaaaaaaaaacaacaaaaaaaaactgaatgttttgtCATAAAAGcaatgacattttgaaatggagGAACATTGCTAGTCATCAgtaactgaaaaaatatattttagataaATTGTAACACACTTGTTTCATGAGGATTGTCTCCAAACTAAATGTTATGATAATTAGTGAGGATAACTTTTAATATTGTAACAAAAATGGATAATTAAAGCAATACATCATCACACTTGACATAGAGTAGCAGTCAGTTTGAGCACTGCATGATTTGCTACATTATGTTTATCCAAGAAGATAATAAGTATTGCATGTCATACCAGGGAAAATATGAAATCAGAGCAGACTGTATATGGGACTTGtggaaaaatagaaatacataaCAACATTCACCTCATCATAGAAAAATAGGAAAGCTCTTGTTCAGTTAACGCTGATGTAGCCATTGTACAGTACAGGTAGGCGCAGGCAGTTTCTCTGTCTCATAACTGGTAGctaaatatttctcattttaagcTTTACCAATTCATTAGCAACCCAGTTGTGATTGTGACCTTACaggaaaataaagatttaaagcaATTTCAGACCACTTCAGTTAAATCCAAGGTAAAAGGAATTAGATGAAAGAATGAGTCTAATATGTTGTGTGGTGATCAGGGGCACAAGTGTGGAGTGCAGGTACAGTGCAAGGGCCCTCTGAGATCTGTTTATCACACTTAAAGAGCAGACAATTGATATTAAACTATAATGAAATCACAGAGTGATTAATGGGCTCTCAGAGCTTCAGCTGCGGGGAATTCACTGTGTTATTGGCTTCCTTTCAGAGTAAAACATCCTGATAAGACAAGCAATGTGTAACCTTTCCACCATACAATGTGAAACTGCTTCGTCATTGTAGTATACTATAAGTAGCACCACAAAAACCTATATACATGAGAACTATTGAATATGTTTTATGCTTACTCTCACACCAGAACATATTCTCATCACATTTGCATTTGGAGAGAAATCAAAAGGCATCTCCAACATCTGTACATACACAGTCCttattcaacatttaaaaaaatgaggTCTGCCCATTTCCTGACCACCAAGAGCCACGTGTGAACGAAGATTTATGCCATTAATCTAGCCATTGCTTTGagtaaacatgtttgtttattgaaaataaaGCTTCTTATCCAGCAAATACAATCacaatgttgttgttgttgttgttttttaaactcaattagacaacatgtttgtttgagtACAAGAATGGAAAACTAACATCATAATGTTTATATCAAGGCTAAAGCTGCAGTTATccttcaaaacacacatttcagttaGGAAATAACAATGCTAATGAGTGATATGTTTATACTGGACAGAAATACATACTAGGTATGAAATACTTTGTCCTTAAATGAAACAGTTTAGTCATCATGTTGTAGTCTGAACACTTTTAATATGTGTATATTAATATGTGTATTGACATTCAATCAcacttgttattttttttttgttgttgtttttttccctcattttgCATCTGCTAAGGATCAAGTGGCATTAAGGTGTCAGTAGCTTTGGGACAGAcctcacagagaaaaaacaaacaaacaaaacaaaggcgTTACCACAACCTTCTAACATCATAAttataaacatacatttaatgTAACTGGATAGTGCTTTATATTGtttataaaacataaatacacattgATAGAGGCAGTGACATCGTGCTTCATGTTGAGGGACAGGGCGGTACTTTAAGTCTAATAtaggttctttttttttgttcctttagaaaaatattcattttaaaactaaacctcagtaacattttatcttgttcttcattgacaaaaatatCCCATTTAGATCTGCAGACATTCATACTTTACAATCATGGTACATACACTTATATATACATGTTacctgtatatatgtatatgcatataGACTTAtaattaggatttttttttttttttgtagtgcACAACATGCCTCTGAAGTTGCcaaatgaaaatacaataaaataatgaaacaatagTTACAATGCAATAATAATAGTAACAGTTATGAGGAAATCTCccgattaaaaaaaaagttgaaaaaaaagaaaacaagaaacgGCAACAGTACAAGAGAAAGCAGAGGTCATTGcaaaacaatcaaacacacaaacaaacataaacattaaaatatataacaatTCTCACTCAAAcatacaggaaaaacaaattgtACAAATTCACAGGCAAAGAAAGGACGCTCACTCCACAACATCAGCCCACATGTTCTCCTCTTTTGTTTCCAGGTCTTGCTTTGTGCTCACTCGCCACATCAACCtcaataaagaaagaaataaacgGGCCAGGTGCCTCAGAGTGGACACACTCACAATAAAtgcacccccccaccaccaccaccaccacctcatctCCTCTGAGAGAATGGAGGGGGGGAGGGTACGGAGACCACTGAGCCCAGTGCTTAGAGGTTGTCTGAATCActacaaaaaaaggaagaaaaaaaacacgtCTCTCCTCTAAATAAAGGCATCGGTTCACATCTGATTGATTCTGAGCAAAACACGGAGCTGGTGCGATGCAACAAAACGTCTGTATCTTCAGTTCAGAGACTTGAGAAGCGATGGTGTGAATATGCGCATGTAGGCCCAGGGTGATGAGGCTCTGCGGTATGGAGGTGTGTTTACTGAGGTCACCCTTCCACACAGTTGGCAAGAGCAGgatgttttttcctttcttttttttttttttgctttgtttttttaacatttggctctttctttcttttcttttttttctttttttttttttttaacatttggtTCCAAAAATAGATGGTTAGGATGGAGGTCATCCTCTATCCATCACCTCTCCATTTGAGTCTGTCCAGCTTGCTTGcgcttccttcctcccttcccaCTAAaatctctctccatcctcactTTTAACTCACCTCACGACATTAGATGTGTCTAATCTTCATCATCGTGAACATCAAAAAATGGCTCAGCAGAAGACAGTGGCGTCCGTCTTGCATTTTGAGTTCATCAAATTATGCATCTATGTGCATTTGTTAAAAGTATTTAGCTGCTGTTCACTGTTAAGGATCCTCATTGAGCAATGCGCTCCAAGATAAAGGTTCTTCTGTATTGAGGGGTTGCGTCCATGTCCTTGTATGAGAAGGGTGCAAAAGGGCGTGTTAGTTGGGCCGGCATTCACTCAAGGTCCCAAGGGCTGGAGGGGGTCTTCGGGCTCTCGGGGGTCGAAGActtcagagagagggagaaacacagagacagaagaggagaaacagagatggGTAGAGATGGATCGCATGGCAGGTAGGCAGATGgcagaagatttttttttttttaaaaacgaGAGAAGAAAGCACAAGATTTAGCGGATGCTGTGATACTCAGATCCCCAACTCGCCAAAGTCCAAGCAGCAAAATGAAGAAGCAGAAGGAAGTCGAGCGGATGGAGGGTTAGAGGTGAGCGGGGAGGGAGATCAGCAGTGTGTCTCCCCCGCAAGAAAAGACCCTGAACAAAGTGTCCTTCATCCCTATTTCAGACCTGCACAAATACATTCAGCgagaagaagaagggagagagggatggaaaaGGATGAGAGCAAGAGCACTGGAAAGGGGGGCAACCGACAGAGGGAACAAGGTGGGGGCACTGGTGCTTGTTGGAGTGTAAAGTGAGCTTATGGCATCTTATTTGATGCACTGTACATGTTGTAGATTGAGAGTATTCATTGTGAATGAATCTGTTGATTCAGAGCACGTGACAATTGGCAACTTGGACTTGGTCTAGTGACTCAGTTTCAATTCACTGCGTCTTGTCCAGTTGCAGGTACTCTGATAATACGAAATACGAATTTACTCATTGTTTAAGCTCAATGCGGGTTGGGTTGTATGGCTCTTAATTGGAATGCATTTCAGAAAGTGTAAACTTTAACCCCAATCAGATACAAATCTCAATCTGCGAGACTGATTGGCACTGTGCATGTACTTGCCTAAGCCTTTACTTCCAGCGAGCataatgtgtgtgcgtgttgatatgtgtgcgcatgtgtctgTCGGTCAGTCAGAGCGCCAGCAGCGAGGGCGAGTTCAGGGAATCAGATGACTGCTCGCTACTGCTGTTCCGCTGGTTGGCACTGACCCCGCAGGCTCCCTCTGGGTAGGTGAACACAAATGAAGATGTGTATGAGGTGTTGTAGCTGCCAATGGCCGCATCGTCATGgttaccaccaccaccaccactgtcGCTGGCCATGAGGCACGGCCCACCAGGTGCCGGCTCAGCTGAGCCATAGAAAGAACTAGAAAACTCTACCTCCTGCATTATCCCtggctgaggctgctgctggacttgctgctgctgctgctgctgaaccgGCGGCTGGGACTGTGTGGAGGCCGGGTGGGGTGTGTAGGCAGGAGGCAGATAGAAAGAGTCTTCCTTCACAGTCAAGCCCACGATGGAGACGGGGGGTTGCAAGGTCTGGGGAGGGAGCTGGGACTGGACCGGAGGGAGCTGGGACTGGACCGGAGGGAGCTGCGCTGAGCCCTGCTGAGGCTGGTCCTGGTATGGGATCTTGCAGTTCGGCTGGTGGGCCACCAGGACAAACTCCAGGCGCTCCTTCTCCTTCTGCAGCTCCGAGATCTCAGCCTCCAGCtctgccttctcctcctccagtatGTCGGTCTCCTGCGGGAATGtacagagaatgaaagaaacagGGGACATGGGGATGAAGGGAGCAAGACAGAGGTGGGTGAAATAggtagaggagggaggaggatgtgcagcagaaagagagaggataTGAGTGTTAGCTACACCAAATTTCTACTTCAGTGTTTGTGGAGGTGGATGTGCCCATAACAGTGGAAATACCTTCCTCACCTGCAGTTGAATATGTAAGGTGGCTTATATAAGAGCTCAATTATTAGGCCATAAATACTGTGGGTGCAATAGTCTGCTTTGAGGACTATAATTGTCTTCACCACAACGAAACACCCCATTACCACAATCCTCTCTCttatacacacacttgcagacaTTTATTAACACACTCTGCAATGCTATGGGAGGTAACATAAAGTATGTAATTATAATCATTACTCATTCTGGCAGCTATAACAGGACCAAGCTCACCGactgcagtctgtctgtgagTTCTCGTCGGCGGTTTCTGCACTTGGCGGCGGCCAGCTTGTTTCTCTCTCGACGAACAcgcctcttctcctcctcctcaggtgttAGCTAGGATCaggagaaaaacataaaatggaTTAGGGTACGAGTTTTGTCTATGCTCTTAAAAATGTAGCCATATTGCCCGAGTAGCGGTGTTTTTGGACACTGGATAGAGCAGGCAAGGTGACTTTTGCCTTAAAGAATAACTAAAACTTTTCCCTCACATATTGGGGGTATCTTTTACCTGGCTAAGGAGCAAATTTCCTCAGTGTTGTCAAAAGAGAAGTCACATTTGACAGATTTTTCTCCCATGTAGCCCTCTATATGTCCCTGTTTTGTAGGTTTTATGAGAAGGGTCTACAGTAGACAGTGGTTCCcctttttgtttattaattGTCATGCCCCTGAAATGTTTGTGCACACCACTGCCTAACACAACAGTGCAGAGAAGTTGTTGTATAGTAGTAGTAGGATCTGATTCTTTTAGCGCTCTTATAAATGATACACAATGTAACATGCGAGGGTCAACAAACAAACCgttcaagcacacacacttactaACACACCAACATCTCCATCTTCACTCACAGACTCGTCTCGTGTACGGCGGCTGCGGGTTCTGGACTGGCGGATTGGGCCTGGTGCCGGGCCTGGAGTATCTGAACTTGGAGGAGTGAATCCAGATCTTGAAGAATAACTGGGGCCTGGCATGTCATATGGGTCAACCAGTGACACTGGCTGGGTCATGGTCGTGGTGCCAGTGGACCCGCTCTGTCCAGAGGCCTGGGAAGAGATGAGGGTCGGCTGCACCATCCACTGCAGGTCCTGACTGGTGGTGATGGCGGTGACGGTGGGTACAAATGATCCGGGCATCTCCCCTCCGACACTGGCCCCTGGCCCGCTGCCCACAATGCTCAAGCCAGCTCCCGctgacacacactcctgagcatgaacaaatacacaacatgtaAAGCCACTGTAagacagtaaacacatttatatAAGCAGGGCCACATGACGCTCTGCCCCTAACTTCTCCCATTAAGTTATatcactgtaactgtattttATGATATTATCCTTCATTACTACATTGTAATAAATGTAAGTGTGATAAAGCTTCAGTAGGCTACAGAGCAATTTTTTTAAGTAGCAAAAGTAGCATTAAACTACCTAACAAGAGGAAAACATTACAAATGCCACCATTAGCTGTATAAAGACACGGAGAAAATAACAGGCATTTAGTCTCAATCTTGAATTCACCAGTTTTTAGTCTGTTTTACTTTGTTGCTATGTCAGATTAGGACAAATGATCCACATAAAAAGCTCAACTCTGtcgtttgttttcttttgtttcattttagaCCAGAGGAGGAGAGTATCGactttcattaatattcatacaAAAGCGTGTTAAGAGACTGGGACAGGCGGCTCTGAAAGCGGCCACCTCGACCAATCGTTTCCCTCAATCGGCgtctcccccctccttcttcctcctcccccgTCACACTCCCGGTGTTCCCCTTGGCAACGCGACCTAGCACTCCAAAATAGAACGAGCATTTACGTCACGGCGAGGCCTGTGAGAGGAGAGCGGAGCGCGTGGAAGGAGGGGCGGGGTCTCGGCGCTTACGTAGGAGAGTTCCAGAACGCTGTCATCCGTTCTGCGGCGTGCTGTAAACCGAGCACGTTGTCAAAGCTTGAGAACCGCTACCGGGGCTACCATGGGCAACACGCAGAGGTACATTTTTATTGAACTGTTGTTATACTCGGCGAAACTATGACAGCAGGGGCACAGTAGTACAAACTTAATGGCTTCCAACAAGCGCCTTCCATTAATAACATCACCAGCCTCCGATTCAAATAAAGTCCCATTAAAAGTGAATGAGTCTGAGTCATTGCTAGgctatatattgtatatatttcaATGCTTTATGTGtgccctctgttttctttcatacGATTATAGCCACTTTCATGCAGACTTAAGATAAGCCTACGTGCCCATTACTTATGTGCCAGTGTAATAGCACATTTTAGGTTATACTGTTTTACTACTGTTTTGCGTGTTGGTAATGATATAGCCTCACATgtcataaataaaacacactgt encodes:
- the fosb gene encoding protein fosB isoform X5, whose product is MQLFWKETKSISPGNNKKTSNGDIALSPVTAGVSFSLGPCGEMYQGFPGDPDSGSRGSSSPSIESQYLSSVDSFGSPPTTSAPQECVSAGAGLSIVGSGPGASVGGEMPGSFVPTVTAITTSQDLQWMVQPTLISSQASGQSGSTGTTTMTQPVSLVDPYDMPGPSYSSRSGFTPPSSDTPGPAPGPIRQSRTRSRRTRDESVSEDGDVGVLLTPEEEEKRRVRRERNKLAAAKCRNRRRELTDRLQSETDILEEEKAELEAEISELQKEKERLEFVLVAHQPNCKIPYQDQPQQGSAQLPPVQSQLPPVQSQLPPQTLQPPVSIVGLTVKEDSFYLPPAYTPHPASTQSQPPVQQQQQQQVQQQPQPGIMQESSTPESPKTPSSPWDLE
- the fosb gene encoding protein fosB isoform X3, encoding MYQGFPGDPDSGSRGSSSPSIESQYLSSVDSFGSPPTTSAPQECVSAGAGLSIVGSGPGASVGGEMPGSFVPTVTAITTSQDLQWMVQPTLISSQASGQSGSTGTTTMTQPVSLVDPYDMPGPSYSSRSGFTPPSSDTPGPAPGPIRQSRTRSRRTRDESVSEDGDVGVLLTPEEEEKRRVRRERNKLAAAKCRNRRRELTDRLQSETDILEEEKAELEAEISELQKEKERLEFVLVAHQPNCKIPYQDQPQQGSAQLPPVQSQLPPVQSQLPPQTLQPPVSIVGLTVKEDSFYLPPAYTPHPASTQSQPPVQQQQQQQVQQQPQPGIMQEVEFSSSFYGSAEPAPGGPCLMASDSGGGGGNHDDAAIGSYNTSYTSSFVFTYPEGACGVSANQRNSSSEQSSDSLNSPSLLAL
- the fosb gene encoding protein fosB isoform X2; translated protein: MQLFWKETKSISPGNNKKTSNGDIALSPVTAGVSFSLGPCGEMYQGFPGDPDSGSRGSSSPSIESQYLSSVDSFGSPPTTSAPQECVSAGAGLSIVGSGPGASVGGEMPGSFVPTVTAITTSQDLQWMVQPTLISSQASGQSGSTGTTTMTQPVSLVDPYDMPGPSYSSRSGFTPPSSDTPGPAPGPIRQSRTRSRRTRDESLTPEEEEKRRVRRERNKLAAAKCRNRRRELTDRLQSETDILEEEKAELEAEISELQKEKERLEFVLVAHQPNCKIPYQDQPQQGSAQLPPVQSQLPPVQSQLPPQTLQPPVSIVGLTVKEDSFYLPPAYTPHPASTQSQPPVQQQQQQQVQQQPQPGIMQEVEFSSSFYGSAEPAPGGPCLMASDSGGGGGNHDDAAIGSYNTSYTSSFVFTYPEGACGVSANQRNSSSEQSSDSLNSPSLLAL
- the fosb gene encoding protein fosB isoform X1, translated to MQLFWKETKSISPGNNKKTSNGDIALSPVTAGVSFSLGPCGEMYQGFPGDPDSGSRGSSSPSIESQYLSSVDSFGSPPTTSAPQECVSAGAGLSIVGSGPGASVGGEMPGSFVPTVTAITTSQDLQWMVQPTLISSQASGQSGSTGTTTMTQPVSLVDPYDMPGPSYSSRSGFTPPSSDTPGPAPGPIRQSRTRSRRTRDESVSEDGDVGVLLTPEEEEKRRVRRERNKLAAAKCRNRRRELTDRLQSETDILEEEKAELEAEISELQKEKERLEFVLVAHQPNCKIPYQDQPQQGSAQLPPVQSQLPPVQSQLPPQTLQPPVSIVGLTVKEDSFYLPPAYTPHPASTQSQPPVQQQQQQQVQQQPQPGIMQEVEFSSSFYGSAEPAPGGPCLMASDSGGGGGNHDDAAIGSYNTSYTSSFVFTYPEGACGVSANQRNSSSEQSSDSLNSPSLLAL
- the fosb gene encoding protein fosB isoform X4 produces the protein MQLFWKETKSISPGNNKKTSNGDIALSPVTAGVSFSLGPCGEMYQGFPGDPDSGSRGSSSPSIESQYLSSVDSFGSPPTTSAPQECVSAGAGLSIVGSGPGASVGGEMPGSFVPTVTAITTSQDLQWMVQPTLISSQASGQSGSTGTTTMTQPVSLVDPYDMPGPSYSSRSGFTPPSSDTPGPAPGPIRQSRTRSRRTRDESVSEDGDVGVLLTPEEEEKRRVRRERNKLAAAKCRNRRRELTDRLQSETDILEEEKAELEAEISELQKEKERLEFVLVAHQPNCKIPYQDQPQQGSAQLPPVQSQLPPVQSQLPPQTLQPPVSIVGLTVKEDSFYLPPAYTPHPASTQSQPPVQQQQQQQVQQQPQPGIMQEREPAGSVPTSGTAVASSHLIP